The nucleotide window GTTACCTCACGCAGGTCGCGTTCACCCACAAGAACGTCTTCGACCTGCACCCCGAGACGGATGTCTACTGGTCGACCGCCGACGTCGGCTGGATCACCGGCCACTCCTACGTCGTCTACGGGCCCCTCGCCAACGGCGCGACGAGCGTCATCTACGAGGGCACGCCCGACACCCCGCACGCCGGGCGCTGGTGGGAGATCATCGAGAAGTACAAGGTCTCGATCCTCTACGCCGCGCCGACCGCGATCCGCTCCTTCATGAAGCAGGGCCGTTCGATCCCGCAGCAGTTCAACCTGCGTTCGCTGCGCCTGCTCGGGTCGGTGGGCGAGCCCATCAACCCCGAGGCGTGGATCTGGTACCGGCACGTCATCGGCGGCGGCTCGATCCCCGTGGTGGACACGTGGTGGCAGACCGAGACGGGCGGCATCATGATCTCGGCGCTGCCGGGCGTGACCGATCTGAAGCCGGGCAGCGCGCAGACGCCGATCCCGGGCATCTCGGTCGACATCCTCGAAGAGAACGGCACGCCCGTGGAGGGCGAGGGCGGCGGCTTGCTCGTCGTCACGGAGCCGTGGCCGAGCATGCTGCGCGGCATCTGGGGCGACCCGGAGCGCTTCAAGGAGACGTACTGGGAGAAGTTCGGCGACAAGTACTTCGCCGGCGACGGCGCCCGCCGCGACGAGGACGGCGACATCTGGCTGCTCGGCCGCGTCGACGACGTCATGAACGTGTCGGGGCACCGCCTGTCGACGGCCGAGATCGAGTCGTCCCTCGTCGCCCACCCGTACACGGCCGAGGCGGCCGTCGTCGGCGCCAGCGACGAGACGACCGGCCAGGCCGTCGTCGCCTTCGTCATCCTGAAGGAGAGCCAGGCGGTGCTCGCGGCCGACTTCACGACGACGAGCGAGGAGCTCCGCAAGCACGTCGCGACGCAGATCGGCGCGATCGCCCGGCCGCGGCAGGTGTTCATCGTGCCGGAACTGCCGAAGACGCGTTCGGGCAAGATCATGCGGCGTCTGCTGCGCGACCTCGCCGAGGGGCGTCAGATCGGCGACACGACGACGCTGGCCGACACCTCGATCATGGAGGTCATCAGCTCGCAGGTCCGCTGAGCTTCATCGGGGTGTTCCCCGAGTGGATGCCGCGGGCGGGGTCTCCCGTCCGCGGCATCCTCATGTCGGGCGCGCTCAGGCGGGAGCGGCGCTCGGCCGCGCCGGGCTCACGCGAACGAGACGACGAGCTCGACCTCGACGGGCGAGTCGAGCGGCAGCACGGCGACGCCCACGGCCGAACGGGCGTGGCGGCCGGCCTCGCCGAAGATCTCGCCGAGCACGTTCGAGGCGCCGTTGATGACGCCGGGCTGGCCGGTAAACGACGGGTCGGAGGCGACGAAGCCGGTGACCTTGACGACGCCCGTCACCCGATCGAGGGAGCCGAGCACGCTCTTGACGGCCGCCAGCGCGTTCAGCGCCGACCGGCGGGCGTACTCGGCGGCATCCGCTGCGGGAACGAGGCCGTGGCCGTCGCCGACCTTGCCCTGCGCGGGCAGCGCGCCGTCGACGAAGGGCAGCTGACCGGCCGTGTAGACGAGGTCGCCGTGGATGACCGCGGGCACATACGCGCCCGCGGGCGCGGCGACGTCGGGCAGGGCGATGCCGAGTTCGACCAGGCGCGCCTCGGCGCTCACTGCTCGCCCTCGAACTGCTTCGCGGCCTCGGCCGCGGCGGCCGCACCCGCCTGCGCGGCCTGGGAGCTCTCGCCGCCGACGGGGCGCTTCAGGTAGGCGACGAGGCCGCCCTCGGGGCCCTGCACGATCTGCACGAGCTCCCACCCCTCGGAACCCCAGTTGTTCAGGATCGCGGCCGTGTTGTGGATCAGCAGCGGCGTGGTTACGTACTCCCAGGTGGGCATTCGGCTTCCTTGTCTCGAGTTCGCGAACAGCATGGGAGGGGCTGCCAGGCGGCTGGGCAGACGCCGAATCAGCGCCCGCATCGCGCGTATTACCAGCCATCTCCGCTACGCTCCACTATATGTCTGCCCCCAAACGATCGATGAGCGGTATGGCCGGCGGCCTCCTGGGCTTCGTCGGCATGAGCGCGCTCGCCGGAGTGCTCGTCACGGCATCCGTGACCCCGGCCATCGCCGTCACCGGTATCGCGGCGACGAGCAGCATCAGCATGTTCGAGAACCTGCCCGGGTACCTCGAGATCGACAAGCTCGCCGAGAAGTCCGACATCTACGCGACGAAGCCCGACGGCTCGAAGCAGCTTCTCGCCTCGTTCTTCGTCGAGAACCGCGAAGAGGTCGCGTGGGACGACATCAGCCAGTTCGTGAAGGATGCCGCGATCGCCGGTGAGGATCCGCGCTTCTACGAGCATGGCGGCATCGACATCCAGGGCACGATCCGAGGTGCGGTCAACACCGTGCTGAAGGGCAACACGCAGGGCGGCTCGTCGATCACGCAGCAGTACGTGAAGAACGTGCTCATCAACAACGGCGTGAGCAAGGCGAACACGCAGGAAGAGGTCGAGGCCGCGTACGACGCCGCGACCGAGGTCAGCGCCGACCGCAAGCTCAAGGAGATGCGCTACGCCATCGCCCTCGAGAAGAAGTACTCGAAGGACGAGATCCTGCAGGGGTACCTGAACATCGCGGCCTTCGGCGGCCGCGTCTACGGCATCGAATCGGCGGCGCAGTACTACTTCGGCGTGAGCGCGAAGGATGTCTCGATCGCCCAGGCCGCGAGCCTCATCGCGATCGTGAACCACCCGCAGAAGTTCCGCCTCGACCAGCCCGACGACCCGGCGAACGGCGCCGAGTCGGTCGACGAGAAGACCGGCGAGCTCGTCCCGTACGCGGCGAACAAGCAGCGTCGCGACTACGTGATCCGTGAGATGCTCAAAGAGAAGACGATCACGCAGGAGCAGGCCGACGAGGCGCTCGCCACCGCGGTCGAGCCGAATATCAGCGAACCGAGCACCGGCTGCACGACGGCCGGCGGCGCCGCCTTCTTCTGCGACTACGTGACGTGGGTCATCCGCAACAACTACGACGACCCTGCGACCGAGGATGTCGACGAGGGCCTGCGGATGCTGCAGCGCGGCGGTCTGCAGATCGACACGACCCTCGACCTCGAGCTGCAGACCCGTGCAGATCAGGCGATGGCGGAGAACGTGCCCTCGAGCGATCCGCGGTTCGACGTGGGTTCGGTCGCCGTCTCGGTCCAGCCGGGCACGGGCAAGGTGCTCGCGATGTCGGTCAACAAGCACTACACGAACTCCGATGAGCAGGCGCAAGACCCGAACTTCACGGGTGTGAACTACGCGACCGACTACGCCTACGGCGGCTCGGGAGGCTTCCAGCCCGGGTCGACGTTCAAGGTCTTCACCCTCGCCGAATGGCTGAACGAGGGGCACTCGCTCACCGAGACG belongs to Agromyces archimandritae and includes:
- the acs gene encoding acetate--CoA ligase: MTVEIDHTLEEIRRFRPSPEFAAQAVASEDLYDRAKADRLGFWADHARELLTWSKPFTRTLDWSNPPFAKWFEDGELNVAVNCLDRHVEAGNGDRVAFHWEGEPGDSKSYTYAQLTEEVKRAANVLESLGVGEGDRVAVYLPMIPEAVISMLAVARIGAIHSVVFGGFSSDSLASRIDDAEAKLVITADGGYRKGKVFPLKPTVDDAVTKSGGSVEHVLVVRRGENDIAWTDRDIWWHEARDAASPEHEAKAFGAEHPLFILYTSGTTGKPKGILHTSGGYLTQVAFTHKNVFDLHPETDVYWSTADVGWITGHSYVVYGPLANGATSVIYEGTPDTPHAGRWWEIIEKYKVSILYAAPTAIRSFMKQGRSIPQQFNLRSLRLLGSVGEPINPEAWIWYRHVIGGGSIPVVDTWWQTETGGIMISALPGVTDLKPGSAQTPIPGISVDILEENGTPVEGEGGGLLVVTEPWPSMLRGIWGDPERFKETYWEKFGDKYFAGDGARRDEDGDIWLLGRVDDVMNVSGHRLSTAEIESSLVAHPYTAEAAVVGASDETTGQAVVAFVILKESQAVLAADFTTTSEELRKHVATQIGAIARPRQVFIVPELPKTRSGKIMRRLLRDLAEGRQIGDTTTLADTSIMEVISSQVR
- a CDS encoding RidA family protein translates to MSAEARLVELGIALPDVAAPAGAYVPAVIHGDLVYTAGQLPFVDGALPAQGKVGDGHGLVPAADAAEYARRSALNALAAVKSVLGSLDRVTGVVKVTGFVASDPSFTGQPGVINGASNVLGEIFGEAGRHARSAVGVAVLPLDSPVEVELVVSFA
- a CDS encoding DUF4177 domain-containing protein, encoding MPTWEYVTTPLLIHNTAAILNNWGSEGWELVQIVQGPEGGLVAYLKRPVGGESSQAAQAGAAAAAEAAKQFEGEQ
- a CDS encoding transglycosylase domain-containing protein — protein: MSAPKRSMSGMAGGLLGFVGMSALAGVLVTASVTPAIAVTGIAATSSISMFENLPGYLEIDKLAEKSDIYATKPDGSKQLLASFFVENREEVAWDDISQFVKDAAIAGEDPRFYEHGGIDIQGTIRGAVNTVLKGNTQGGSSITQQYVKNVLINNGVSKANTQEEVEAAYDAATEVSADRKLKEMRYAIALEKKYSKDEILQGYLNIAAFGGRVYGIESAAQYYFGVSAKDVSIAQAASLIAIVNHPQKFRLDQPDDPANGAESVDEKTGELVPYAANKQRRDYVIREMLKEKTITQEQADEALATAVEPNISEPSTGCTTAGGAAFFCDYVTWVIRNNYDDPATEDVDEGLRMLQRGGLQIDTTLDLELQTRADQAMAENVPSSDPRFDVGSVAVSVQPGTGKVLAMSVNKHYTNSDEQAQDPNFTGVNYATDYAYGGSGGFQPGSTFKVFTLAEWLNEGHSLTETFNGSRRAFTSFPDSCNGTWRGDPWNPLNDDSNVANNAVDATKYSVNSAFAAMAQMTDLCKIKQTAEAFGVKRADGNPLGTPKSNPDQVFGPSDIIGTQEVSPLSMAAAFAGIANDGVTCSPIAIEKIVDSKGEEIAPPKSECNQSVTPDVAHAMQYAMQTTFSATASESNTGTGIAHIGKTGTTDHAKDTWMVGASTAVATAVWVGAVTGDVNQRELSSFDSGPVQTARHRMWKSIMTLADEKYGGNAFSDPGNWAFKQVMVAVPDVKGLSLEEAKKAIESAGFVFEDGGQQDSDLPRGQATGTDPSGEAGRGTTIRVFTSNGQGASVPNVVGMTGSEAKSALEAANLRVKIDGPSNGTVVSQSPDAGSAVKRGDRVTIKTEAAQQQPGQPGDGDDDSGGGGTGGEQPGEAPDGTTDTGD